DNA sequence from the Burkholderia pyrrocinia genome:
TCGCCGCTGCAGGCGACATCGCGGTCGCCGAAGCCGACACCGCGGTCGCGAACAGCGAGCGCAGCCCGAACTGGACGTGGGAAATCGCGTACCAGCAGCGCGGCGGCGCGTATTCGAACATGGTGTCGGTCGGCGTCTCGATCCCGCTGCCGATCAACCGCAAGAACCGCCAGAACCGCGACGTCGCCGAGAAGGCCGCACTCGCGACGAAGGCGCGGCTGATGTACGAGGACACGCTGCGTCAGGTGCAGGCCGATATCCGCACGCAGTCCGAAACGCTGGCGAGCGGCCGCGAACGCATCGCGAACCTGAGCGCGGCGCTGCTGCCTGCCGCCGATCAGCGCGTGCAGCTCGCCAATGCCGCCTACCGGGCCGGTACGGGTTCGCTTGCCGACACGTTCGCCGCGCGGCGTGCGCAACTGGAAGCGCAGTTGCAGGTGCTCGATCTCAGGCGCGACGTGTCGCAGACCTGGGCGCAGCTCGAATATCAGGTCGTGCCGGCGACGCTGGCCGCCGCGCAGTGAAGGAGAACCTCATGACGAAGCAATCACTGGCGCGCGCGGCGCTGTTGACGTTCGCCGCCGCGGCGCTGCTCGGCGCCGGCTATTTCGCTGGCGTCCGCCATGCGGCGGGCGGCGCGGGGATGGACGCAGCGGCTGCAGCATCCCCTGCCGCACCTGCAGGCGCGACCGATCCGAAGACGGGACGCAAGGTGCTGTACTGGCACGACCCGATGGTGCCGAACCAGCACTTCGACAAACCGGGCAAATCGCCGTTCATGGACATGCAGTTGCAACCTGTCTATGCGGACGAAGGTGGCGGTTCGTCAGGCATCCGGATCGATCCGGGCCTGCAGCAGAACCTCGGTATCCGCTACGCGACCGTACGCCGGCAGCAGACGGCAGCGGGATTCGATGCGGTGGGCACCACGCAGTTCGACGAATCGCGCGCGGACGTCGTTCAGTCGCGCGTCACCGGCTATATCGACCGTCTGTATGCGCGCGCGCCGATGCAGCGCATCGCGAAGGGCGCGCCGGTCGCGTCACTGTTCGTGCCGGACTGGCTCGCGCCGCAGGAGGAATATCTCGCGCTCAAGCGCGGCGGGATGGACGGCAGCCTGCTCGATGCGTCACGTGCACGGATGCGGGCGCTGTCGATTCCCGACGGCATGATCGCGAATCTCGATCGCACCGGCCGTGCGCAGACGCACGTCGTGCTGAGCGCGCCGGAAACCGGCGTCGTCAGCGAGCTGAACGTACGCGACGGCGCGATGGTCGCGCCCGGGCAGACGCTTGCGAAGATCGCCGGGCTGTCGACGCTGTGGCTCATCGTCGAGGTACCCGAAGCGCTCGCGCTGAACGTGCAGCCGGGGATGTCGGTCGACGCGACGTTCGCGGGCGATCCGGCGCGGCACTTCACCGGGCGCATCCGCGAAGTGCTGCCCGGCATCAGCACGGGCAGCCGCACGCTGCAGGCGCGCGTGGAGATCGACAACGCAGCGCTGAAGCTCACGCCCGGCATGCTGATGCGCGTGCGCGTCGAAGCGAAACAGACGGTGTCGCGCCTGCTCGTGCCGTCCGAAACGGTGATCGCGACCGGCAAGCGCACGATCGTCATCGTGAAGAACGGCGACGGCCGGCTTCAGCCGGTGTCGGTGACGGTCGGCAACGACGTCGGCGGCGACACGGAAGTGCTCGACGGGTTGAACGAAGGCGATACGGTCGTCGCATCGGGGCAGTTCCTGATCGATTCCGAGGCCAGCCTGAAAAGCGTGCTGCCGAAGCTGGAGCGGGCCGCGGGAGCAAGCACGCCGGCATCGTCCGCAGCAGCGGCGGCACCGATCTACGAAACCACCGGCAAGGTCGAGAAGGTCACGGCCGACGACATCACGTTCTCGCATCAGCCCGTTCCGGCGCTCGGCTGGGGCGCGATGACGATGGCGTTCGGCAAGCCGTCGGCGAAGGCGTTCCCGGATGTGAAGCCGGGCCAGACGGTGCGCTTCGCGTTTACGCAGACTGACGACGGCTACCGGCTGACGAAGGTCGAGCCGCAGGGAGGCGAACGATGATCGCGCGCATCATTCGCTGGTCCGTCCACAATCGCTTCCTGGTGCTCCTCGCTACGGTGCTGATCGCCGCATGGGGCGTTCATTCGCTGCGGCAGACGCCGCTCGATGCGTTGCCCGACCTGTCGGACACGCAGGTGATCGTGAAGGCGTCGTATCCGGGCAAGGCGCCGCAGGTCGTCGAGGATCAGGTCACCTATCCGCTGACGACGACGCTGCTCGGCGTGCCCGGCGCGAAAACCGTCCGCGCGTACTCGTCGTTCGGCGATGCGTTCGTCTATGTGCTGTTCGACGATCGCACCGATCCGTACTGGGCGCGTTCGCGCGTGCTCGAATACCTGAGCCAGGTGCAGAGCCGGCTGCCGGCAGGCGCGACGGTGTCGCTCGGGCCGGATGCAACCGGCGTCGGCTGGGTGTACGAGTACGCGCTGGTCGACCGCACCGGCCATCACGATCTCGGGCAACTGCGCGCGCTCAACGACTGGTTCCTGAAGTTCGAGCTGAAGGCCGTGCCGGACGTATCCGAAGTCGCGAGCATCGGCGGCATGGTGCGCCAGTACCAGGTCGTTCTCGATCCCGACAAGCTGCGCGCGTACGGGATCACGCAGGCGGCGGTTGCGGACGCGCTTCGCCAGGCCAATCAGGAGTCCGGCGGATCGGTCGTCGAGCTGGCCGAGTCGGAGTACATGGTGCGTTCGTCCGGCTACCTGCGCACGCTCGACGATTTCCGGCACGTCGTGCTGCGCACCGACGACGCGGGCACGCCGGTGTTGCTCGGCGACGTCGCGCGGATCCAGGTCGGCCCGGCGATGCGGCGCGGGATCGCGGAGCTGAACGGGCAGGGCGAGGTGACGGGCGGCGTGATCGTGATGCGCTCGGGCAAGAACGCGCTGACGACGATCGACGCGGTGAAGGCGAAGCTCGCCGACCTGAAGCGCTCGCTGCCGCCCGGCGTCGAAATCGTCACGACCTACGATCGTTCGCAACTGATCGAGCGCGCGGTGGATAACCTGACGGACAAGCTGATCGAGGAATTCGTGATCGTCGGCATCGTCTGCGCGGTGTTCCTGTTCCATCTTCGCAGCGCGTTCGTCGCGATCCTGTCGCTGCCGCTCGGTGTGCTGGCCGCGTTCATCGTGATGCGCTACCAGGGCGTGAACGCGAACCTGATGTCGCTCGGCGGGATCGCGATCGCGATCGGCGCGATGATCGACGCGGCGATCGTGATGATCGAGAACGCGCACAAGCATCTGGAAGCATACGACCACGCGCATCCCGGCGAGCCGATCACGGCCGCGCGCCGCTGGGAACTCGTCGCGGCGTCGGCCGCGGAAGTCGGGCCGGCGCTGTTCTTCTCGCTGCTGATCATCACGCTGTCGTTCATTCCGGTGTTTTCGCTGGAAGGGCAGGAGGGCAAGCTGTTCGCGCCGCTGGCGTTCACGAAGACCTACACGATCGCCGCCGCCGCAGGGTTGTCGGTCACGCTGGTGCCGGTGCTGATGGGCTATCTCGTGCGCGGCCGCATTCCGCACGAGCACGCGAATCCGATCAACCGCGTGCTGATCCGCGTGTACCGGCCGCTGCTCGAAGCGACGCTGCGGCGCCCGTGGTTCGCGATCGGCGTCGCGGTTGCCGCGCTCGTGCTGACGGCCGTGCCGTTGTCGCGGCTCGGCGGCGAATTCATGCCGCCGCTCGACGAAGGCGACCTGCTGTACATGCCGACCGCGCTGCCGGGCATCTCGGCCGACAAGGCGAGCGAGCTGCTGCAGCAGACCGACCGGCTGATCAAGACCGTGCCCGAGGTCGATACCGTGTTCGGCAAATCTGGCCGCGCCGATACCGCGACCGATCCTGCGCCGCTCGAGATGTTCGAGACGACGATCCGCTTCAAGCCGCGCAGCGCATGGCGGCCCGGCATGACGCCGGAGAAGCTCGTCGACGAACTCGATCGCACGGTGAAGGTGCCGGGCCTGTCGAACGTGTGGGTGCCGCCGATCCGCAACCGGCTCGACATGCTGTCCACCGGCATCAAGACGCCGGTCGGCGTGAAGATATCCGGGCCGGACCTGAAGGGGATCGACGCGATCGCGACGCAGGTCGAGGCGGCCGTGAAGCACGTGCCGGGCGTCACGTCCGCACTCGCGGAACGGCTGAACGGCGGCCGCTACATCGACGTCGACATCGACCGGCTCGCCGCCGCGCGCTACGGGCTGTCGGTCGCCGATATCCAGTCGGTCGTGTCGTCGGCGGTCGGCGGCGACGATATCGGCGAAGTGATCGCGGGGCGCGAGCGCTTTCCGATCAACATCCGTTATCCGCGCGAGATTCGCGATTCGCTCGAGAACCTGCGGCAACTGCCGATCGTCACGGCGCGCGGCGCGCAGATCCGCCTCGGCGACGTCGCGCGCATCGCGATCGCCGACGGCCCGCCGATGATCCGAAGCGAGAACGCGCGGCTGTCCGGCTACGTGTATGTCGACCTTCGCGGTACGGATCTGAGCACGGCGGTTCGCGCGATGCAGTGGGCGGTCGCGCAACAGGTCGCGTTGCCGCCCGGCTATTCGATCGCGTGGTCCGGGCAGTTCGAGTATCTCGAACGCGCGGCGGCGACGCTGCGCACCGTCGTGCCGGTGACGCTCGTCGTGATCTTCGTGCTGCTGTTTCTCACGTTCGGCTCGGCGGCCGACGCGCTGCTGCTGATGTCGACGGTGCCGTTCGCGCTGGTCGGCGGCTTCTGGCTCGTGTGGGGGCTCGGCCATGCAGTGTCCGTTGCGACGTCGGTGGGTTTCATCGCGCTCGCGGGCGTGGCCGCCGAATTCGGCGTCGTGATGCTGCTGTACCTGAAGGGCGCACTGACGCGCCGGCTCGACGCCGGCGAACCGCTGACCGAAGCGCTGCTGCTCGACGCGATTCGCGAAGGCGCGGTGCTGCGCGTGCGGCCGAAGGCGATGACGGTCGCCGTCGTACTCGCCGGCCTCGTGCCGATCATGGTCGGGCACGGCGCCGGCTCCGAAGTCATGCAGCGCATCGCCGCGCCGATGGTCGGCGGCATGGTCACCGCGCCGCTGCTGTCGATGTTCGTCATTCCCGCCGCGTGGCTTCTGCTTCAGCGCCGTCGTGTGCGAAGCGCGAGCGATGCGCGGCATTCCGATGCAGTTCCTCACGGCATGAACGTGCCATCCACCCAAACCGGAGAATCACGATGAAGAAATTGATTGCTACCACCGCTGCCGTTCTCGCGATCGGCGCTCTTGCAACGCCGGCCTTTGCCGCCGGCGACATGTCGGGCATGGAGATGTCCGGCATGAAGATGTCGTCCGACGGTTCGGCCGCATCGCACGCCGCGCTGACCGATGCGGAAGTGAAGAAGGTCGATGGCGCGACCGGCAAGGTCACGCTGAAGCACGGCGCGCTCGACAACGTCGGGATGCCGCCGATGACGATGGCGTTCAAGGCGAAGGATGCGGCCATGCTCGAGCAGGTGCATGTGGGCGACAAGGTCAAGGTCCGGATCGAGAACGTCAACGGCACGATGACGATCGTCAAGCTCGTCAAGGCATCCTGATCGTCTAGACGCGGGTGTCGTTTTCGCCCGCGTCAATGCAGTGAACCGCATCGCGCGGACGCGGCGGACGTTGCCGCGTCCGCGCGCGTGCGCGTGTCGGGCAATGCGCCCGATCCCGACTTCAGCGCGCCAGCGTCAGGAACAGATACACCACATAACCCGCGCCGTTCGCCAGCAACGCCCAGATCGCGAGCCCGCGCTTGCGCGCATTGACGCGCAGCCAGGCCGCCGCCGCGAGCGTGACGATCACGCCGGTCAGCACTTCGGGGCGCGGCTCCCACGGCGTCAGCATGATGCCGATCGCCGGCAGCAGCGTGCCCTGGAACACCATCGCGCCGGTGATGTTGCCGAACGCGAGCGTGTCCTTCTTGCGGCGGATCCACAGCACGCTGTTGACCTTCTCCGGCAATTCCGTGGCAATCGGCACGATGATCAGCGACAGCAGCAGCGCCGATATGCCGAGCACGTGCGACACGCCTTCCACGCCGTGAATGAAGCCCTTCGCACCGCCGACCAGCAGCGCGACGCCGAGCAGCAACTGCAGCGCGATGGTCGCCAGGTTGGTCGGCAGGCCCGTGCGCGCCAGGAACATCGTATGCGGCGCCTCGGTGCCGTGCCCGGCATCGACGAGCTGGCTCGACGCGCGGAACGTCATCACGACGTACATCGCGTAGATGCCGACCAGCATCGCGGAAAGCAGCGCGCGCACGGCCCAGTTGTGATGCGGGACGAACATCGCCACGGTCGCCAGCGAGAACGCGGCCAGGAAGTAGTTCATGTCGCGCACGAAGCCCGTGCGCTCGGGCGCGATCGTGCCGCGCAGCCCGCGCGAGCGGATCACGGCGAGCGTCATCAGGAAGGTGGTCAGCGTCGCGAGCATCAGCGGCGCGCCGAGAATCGCGCCGACGCCGATTTCCTCGTTCACGGCCTGGTTCGCCGTGCCGCCGGCCAGCGCGAGCAGCGGCACCATCGTTTCGGGCAGCGCGGTGCCGACGGCCGCGAACAGCGAACCGGTCACGCCTTCGGAAATCTTCAGACGTTCGCCGAGATGTTCGAGCGCATTGGTGAAGACTTCGGCGGCCACGAGGATCACGAGCAGCATGAACGCCAGTTCGACGAACATGAAAGTCATGCGGCACCTCCGCAGGCTGGTGCGTAGAGGTCGATGGGGCGCGGGGGAACGGCTGGGAGGAACATGGGGACTCCGTGGTCGGACGCTGACGAACCATGGCACAACCGCCGACGTCCGACCAGGAACGACGCGATGTGCCCATGGTCTCGCCAGACCGAATCGGCCGAACGCGCCACGGCCGAAAGCCGAGTGTGTTGACGCGTTCGCTTTCCGCGGGGCGGAAAGCAGGCTACTCCCCAAAGACGAAGGGCAGTCTAGCGGAGCGGATTTCTTTCGACAAGCCTTCGCCTCGAAAAGTGTTTCTTCGCGGATTTCCGTGGATGCCGCTGTCCGACCATGAGCCGCCCTTCATGCCAACTATCGTGTATGACCGTTACCTGATCGTAAGCGGCCGTTGACACGTCTCTTGGTCCTTGGCGCCCGCGCCTGCTCCTATCACATATCGGCAGCCATCATTTTGGCAATTTCCGTAAGGGACTGCTCCAGAATCGACTGCTAATCGCGATCGATCTCGGGCCGTTATCTGCTGCAAGTATTCCGTCGAAGCTCACTCTGCAGAGTGAGCTTCGTATCTTCTCCTCCCCGCTGGTCAATCTGCAAGGTCGGTAAGCACATGAAGCTGTCATTTGCGCAGAAACTCTGGTTGCCACTCATCCTGAGCCTGCTGTGTCTCGCCGGCATATCGGTCTACAACGCTTACCAGACTCGAGAAATGCGGCTGGAGGAGCGCAAGGCGGACCTGAAACATGCAGCGGAGATCGCGCTGAGTGCGGTCAAGACCCTTGGCGATCAGGCTGCCGCCGGTGCCATGCCGGTAGCGGACGCCCAGAAGCGGGCCTTGGACAGCGTCCGGAACATGCGGTACGGCGAAGACGGTTATTTCGTGATCCTCAATTCGCAGCCGATGGCGCTGATGAACCCTGCAAGACCGGAACTGGAAGGCAAGGACGTCGGCGATTTCAAGGATCCGAACGGCGTCTACTTCTTCAGGGACACGGTCGCCGTCATCAAGCATGCCGGTCGGGGTTTTACCGCATATTCCTTTCCGAAACTGGGGAGAACCGAAGCCTCTCCGAAAGTCGTCTACAACGTGACATATCAGCCGTGGGACTGGATTCTCATGACGGGGCTTTATGTCGACGACCTCGATGCTGCATTCCGCTCGACGCTGTACCAGAGCCTCGGGATTCTGGTGGTACTGGCCGGCGCGCTGTCGGTTGTCGTGTTGCTGCTCAACCGCGGCATCTTGCGCTCGCTGGGCGGTGAGCCGTCCTATGCCGCCGAGATTGCAAACCGGATCGCCGGCAACGATCTGACCGCCGTGGTGAAGACCGCACCGGAGGACCGCTCGAGCCTGCTTTTTTCGATGAAGCGCATGCAGGAGCAGCTCACGCAGACGATCGGTACGATCAAGGTTTCGGCCGACTCGATCGCTACCGCCACGCACCAGATTGCGGCGGGCAACCAGGACCTGTCGCAGCGCACCGAAGAGCAGGCCGCCTCGCTCGAGGAAACGGCGGCCAGCATGGAGCAATTGACCTCTACCGTCACCCAGAATGCCGACAATGCCAGCCAGGCCAGCCAACTCGCCGCGCAGGCTGCCCAGGTGGCGGAGCAGGGCGGCGCCGTCGTGTCACGCGTGGTGGAAACCATGGATGGCATCAACGCCAGCTCGGACAAGATCGCCAACATTGTCGGTATCATCGAGAGCATCGCGTTCCAGACCAATATCCTCGCGCTGAATGCGGCTGTCGAAGCGGCGCGGGCGGGCGAGCAGGGACGGGGTTTCGCGGTGGTCGCGTCGGAAGTACGTTCGCTGGCACAGCGCTCTTCGGCGGCGTCCAAGGAAATCAAGGAGCTGATCCACGATTCCGTGGAGCGCGTGCAGGCAGGCGCCGGCCATGTACGGGAAGCGGGTGCGAAGATGCGGGAGATTACGTACGAGATCAGGCGCGTGACGGACATCATGGGGGAAATCACCGCCGCATCGCAGGAACAGAGCAAGGGTATCGGCCAGGTCAACCAGGCCGTCACGCAGATGGACGAAGTCACGCAGCAGAACGCGGCGCTGGTCGAACAGGCGGCGGCCGCCGCCAGCTCGCTCGAGTCGCAGGCGGACGATCTGAAAGCGTCCGTTTCGATGTTCAGACTGAACGCCTCACGCGACGCCGAAGCCAGCCGCCCTGTCACGCAAAAGCAAACGCAAACGCACACGACTGCGGCTCCGACGCGCGCCCGGACCCCGGCCAGGTCAGCCCCGGATCGGCCCGCACCGCAGCCCGTTCTGGCGGCGCAAACCGCCGCGGCGGGAGAATGGGACAGCTTTTAGGCGGCCATCCGCGTCACGAGTGACCAACAGGCGGAGCAAACCGCGCGGGTCGACGCCGGCACGGAGGGTTATCATGCGTCTACGTGAGCGTTGAAGAAGCCGGAGACGACGCCAGTCATCAGCGCAACGAACTCCCCGGATGCGACGGATACCCGCTTGGCATCCGCGAGACCTCAACTCTAAGGGGATCGTTCAAGATTGAATACAAGAGCACCGATGCCCGGCCCCGCCGACGATCAACCGACGTCGGACAGCAAAGCCGCCACACCGGAATACGTCTACCTCGGGCGGCAGCCGATTCTGGACCGCAGCGGAGTATTGAACGCATTCGAACTGCTGTTCCGCTCCGGGACAGCCAATCTTGCCCGAATCACGGATGACGCTGCTGCCACTGCGCAGGTCATCGAGAGACTCATCGGCGATATTGGCCTCGACGCTGCACTGGGCGATCGCACCGGCTATGTGAACGTCGACCGGACGGTGCTGATGTCCGACATCGTCCGGTTGTTGCCGCGTGAACGCGTCGTACTCGAAATCCTCGAAACCGTGACGTTCGACGAGGCGCTCTGCAGACGCTGTAACGAACTGCGGCGCGCGGGCTACCGGCTCGCGCTGGATGACGTTTCTCGGGTTTCCCCGCGCCTGCTCGAGTTTCTGCCTTACGTCGATATCGTCAAGATCGATTTTCTCGAATGCCCGCGCGAACACCTTGGCGAACTGATCGACGCCGTCAGGCAGCACGGCAAGGTGTCGATCGCCGAGAAAGTCGAAACACCGGAGGACCATGCTGCGGCCATGCGCGCCGGCTTCGACCTGTTTCAGGGCTACTACTTTGCGAAGCCGCAGGTGCTGACATCGCGGCGCATCAAGCCATCGCGCGACGCGCTGCTGCGCCTGCTCGTGCTTCTGGGCGGCGAACCGGAGATTGTCGAACTCGAAGCCGAACTCGAGCGGATTCCGAACCTCGTCATTCAACTTCTGATGCTGCTCAATTCGAGCGCGGTCGGGCTTAGCCAGGCAGTTTCATCGCTGCGTGAGGCGATCATGCTGGTCGGCACGCGGCAAATCACGCGCTGGGCACAGTTGCTCCTGTTTGCAGATGAACGTCTGGACGCGCTGCGCTCCGATCCGCTGGCGCAGCTGTGTGGCACGCGTGCGCGATTCATGGAACTTGCCGCCAGCCGGCTGCGGCCCGATGACGATCGGATTGCCGAGACCGCGTTCATTGCGGGCGTGTTCTCGCTGGTTCATGTGCTGTTCGGCAACACGATCGAGGACGTCGTGACTACGCTGCCGATCCACGCCGATATCCGGCGGGCACTGCTCGAACGGCGTGGCGAGCTGGGTCTGCTATTGAACGCCAGTGAGGCAGCCGAATCGGGGGAGTTCAACGCAATCCGCGCAGCGTGCAATGAATTGACGATCTTCACCCCCAACGACCTGACCATGCTCTGGCTTGCCGCCGCCGCGTGGTACGACGATCAGGTGCGTGGGCTACCCGCACACCGCCCGCAGCGAGCCTCGCAATAAGGGAGCGACGGCCGCGCCGTCGACCTCACCCTGCCCGCAGCCGCTCGACTTGCCGCCGCGCAACCCGGATGTCGTCGTGGCACTCAACTCTTGCCCGAATCTGCCGTTAACTCAGGGCGGCTGCCCCTGAGAGGGCGGTGAGGGCGGTGAGGGCGGTGCTCCGGCATGTGGATCCGCCGGACAAGGGGGCGTCGACCGTGGTCACGGGGCCAAAGTGCCGCGCTCGTCGCCACGACGCCTCGAGCGATGGGTCAATTCCCCGTTTGCGAGTTCGATGAGTACGCAACCATTCGAGGCAAGTGAGATCGCATCTTGCCTGCCGCCGCGGGCGAGCCCGAAGGTTGCCGGATCGACGTGCGCCGGCGAGGATTTTTCGTCTTGGTTAGAGAATGTATCCGAACAGCTACGATGTTCCGATTGCGCGCCTCGTCGCGCGTCAGATTCTGTCCTGCGCGCCCGCCACGCCGGTGCGGGAAGTCGCGCGACGCATGTTCGCCGAACGTTGCAGCTCGATCGTCGTGATGCAGGATGAACAGGTCGTCGGGATCTGGACCGAGCATGATGCACTGTCGGCCGGCGACAGTTCGCGCGAACTCGATCGGCCGGTCAGCGAGGTGATGAGCCATCCGGTGCTGACGCTCGAGGCCGATACGCCGCTGGGTGAAGCCGCGATGAAGTTCAAGCAGTCGGGCGTGCGGCACTTCGTGGTGGTCCGGGATGGCGCCGCGATCGGCGTGCTGACGCAGACCGACGTCGTCGTGAACCAGGGGCCGGAATTTTTCCTGCACCTGAAGCCGATCGAATCGATCTGCGTCCATCCGCCCGTTGTGGTGCCCGAGCAGGCCGCACTGCACGAAGTCATCGCGCGGATGCGCGCGCAACGGCTCGATGCGATCCTCGTCGGCTACGACGACGGCGAGCACGGCATCCTGACCGAACGGGACATCGTCCGGCTCCTGGCGGACGGCGGGGCCCACGGCGCGGTCGGGGCCCACGCGAGCAAGCCGCTGCAGATGCTGACCGCCAAGCAGAGCCTGTATGCGGCGCAGCGCTTCATGACCGAGCACAATATGCGGCATGTCGGCATCCAGGACGACGATGGCAGGCTGACCGGGCTGCTCTGTTTCGCGGACGTGCTGCAGAGCATCGAGCACGAATACGCGAACGAGCTGCGCAGCGCCCTGCGCGAGCGCGACGAAGCGCTGGGCCTCGCGCGCTTCAACCTGCGCATGGCGGATCGGGTGTTCGAATCGGCACTCGAAGGCATCATGGTGACCGACCGGCACGCGAAGATCGAGCGCGTCAACCAGGCCTTCACGCGCCTGACCGGATACACCGAGGACGAAGTGATCGGGCGCAACCCGGGCCTGCTGAGTTCCGGGCGCCAGACGCCCGATTTCTACAAGCAGCTGTGGCATTCGCTGACGACCGATGGCCACTGGCAAGGCGAAATCTGGAATCGCCGCAAGACCGGCGAGCTGTTTCTCGAATACCTGACGATCACCAGCATTCGCGACAGCGAAGGCGAGATCTCTCACTACGCGGCGATCTTTTCCGACATCACGCAGCGGCGCCAGGCGGAGGAGCGGCTGGGCTATCTCGCCACGCACGACGTGCTCACCAATCTCGCGAACCGGATGCTGTTCGAGGAGCGGCTCGCGCACGCGATCGTCCACGCGAAGCGGCTCGGTCGCAAGGTCGCGGTGATGTACCTCGATCTCGACCGCTTCAAGCTGGTCAACGATACGCTCGGCCACAACGCCGGCGACGAGGTGCTGAAGATGGTCGCGGAGCGCATCGTCGCGAAAGTGCGCGCGAACGACACGGTGGCGCGCATGGGCGGCGACGAATTCGCGCTCGTGCTCGAGGAGGTCGACGATGTCCGCGACGTCGGGCGAGTTGCGCGCAAGCTGCTGGACGAAGTGGGGCGGGCGATCGATAT
Encoded proteins:
- a CDS encoding efflux RND transporter periplasmic adaptor subunit, which encodes MTKQSLARAALLTFAAAALLGAGYFAGVRHAAGGAGMDAAAAASPAAPAGATDPKTGRKVLYWHDPMVPNQHFDKPGKSPFMDMQLQPVYADEGGGSSGIRIDPGLQQNLGIRYATVRRQQTAAGFDAVGTTQFDESRADVVQSRVTGYIDRLYARAPMQRIAKGAPVASLFVPDWLAPQEEYLALKRGGMDGSLLDASRARMRALSIPDGMIANLDRTGRAQTHVVLSAPETGVVSELNVRDGAMVAPGQTLAKIAGLSTLWLIVEVPEALALNVQPGMSVDATFAGDPARHFTGRIREVLPGISTGSRTLQARVEIDNAALKLTPGMLMRVRVEAKQTVSRLLVPSETVIATGKRTIVIVKNGDGRLQPVSVTVGNDVGGDTEVLDGLNEGDTVVASGQFLIDSEASLKSVLPKLERAAGASTPASSAAAAAPIYETTGKVEKVTADDITFSHQPVPALGWGAMTMAFGKPSAKAFPDVKPGQTVRFAFTQTDDGYRLTKVEPQGGER
- a CDS encoding efflux RND transporter permease subunit; translated protein: MIARIIRWSVHNRFLVLLATVLIAAWGVHSLRQTPLDALPDLSDTQVIVKASYPGKAPQVVEDQVTYPLTTTLLGVPGAKTVRAYSSFGDAFVYVLFDDRTDPYWARSRVLEYLSQVQSRLPAGATVSLGPDATGVGWVYEYALVDRTGHHDLGQLRALNDWFLKFELKAVPDVSEVASIGGMVRQYQVVLDPDKLRAYGITQAAVADALRQANQESGGSVVELAESEYMVRSSGYLRTLDDFRHVVLRTDDAGTPVLLGDVARIQVGPAMRRGIAELNGQGEVTGGVIVMRSGKNALTTIDAVKAKLADLKRSLPPGVEIVTTYDRSQLIERAVDNLTDKLIEEFVIVGIVCAVFLFHLRSAFVAILSLPLGVLAAFIVMRYQGVNANLMSLGGIAIAIGAMIDAAIVMIENAHKHLEAYDHAHPGEPITAARRWELVAASAAEVGPALFFSLLIITLSFIPVFSLEGQEGKLFAPLAFTKTYTIAAAAGLSVTLVPVLMGYLVRGRIPHEHANPINRVLIRVYRPLLEATLRRPWFAIGVAVAALVLTAVPLSRLGGEFMPPLDEGDLLYMPTALPGISADKASELLQQTDRLIKTVPEVDTVFGKSGRADTATDPAPLEMFETTIRFKPRSAWRPGMTPEKLVDELDRTVKVPGLSNVWVPPIRNRLDMLSTGIKTPVGVKISGPDLKGIDAIATQVEAAVKHVPGVTSALAERLNGGRYIDVDIDRLAAARYGLSVADIQSVVSSAVGGDDIGEVIAGRERFPINIRYPREIRDSLENLRQLPIVTARGAQIRLGDVARIAIADGPPMIRSENARLSGYVYVDLRGTDLSTAVRAMQWAVAQQVALPPGYSIAWSGQFEYLERAAATLRTVVPVTLVVIFVLLFLTFGSAADALLLMSTVPFALVGGFWLVWGLGHAVSVATSVGFIALAGVAAEFGVVMLLYLKGALTRRLDAGEPLTEALLLDAIREGAVLRVRPKAMTVAVVLAGLVPIMVGHGAGSEVMQRIAAPMVGGMVTAPLLSMFVIPAAWLLLQRRRVRSASDARHSDAVPHGMNVPSTQTGESR
- a CDS encoding copper-binding protein; amino-acid sequence: MTMKKLIATTAAVLAIGALATPAFAAGDMSGMEMSGMKMSSDGSAASHAALTDAEVKKVDGATGKVTLKHGALDNVGMPPMTMAFKAKDAAMLEQVHVGDKVKVRIENVNGTMTIVKLVKAS
- a CDS encoding sodium:calcium antiporter: MTFMFVELAFMLLVILVAAEVFTNALEHLGERLKISEGVTGSLFAAVGTALPETMVPLLALAGGTANQAVNEEIGVGAILGAPLMLATLTTFLMTLAVIRSRGLRGTIAPERTGFVRDMNYFLAAFSLATVAMFVPHHNWAVRALLSAMLVGIYAMYVVMTFRASSQLVDAGHGTEAPHTMFLARTGLPTNLATIALQLLLGVALLVGGAKGFIHGVEGVSHVLGISALLLSLIIVPIATELPEKVNSVLWIRRKKDTLAFGNITGAMVFQGTLLPAIGIMLTPWEPRPEVLTGVIVTLAAAAWLRVNARKRGLAIWALLANGAGYVVYLFLTLAR
- a CDS encoding methyl-accepting chemotaxis protein, which translates into the protein MKLSFAQKLWLPLILSLLCLAGISVYNAYQTREMRLEERKADLKHAAEIALSAVKTLGDQAAAGAMPVADAQKRALDSVRNMRYGEDGYFVILNSQPMALMNPARPELEGKDVGDFKDPNGVYFFRDTVAVIKHAGRGFTAYSFPKLGRTEASPKVVYNVTYQPWDWILMTGLYVDDLDAAFRSTLYQSLGILVVLAGALSVVVLLLNRGILRSLGGEPSYAAEIANRIAGNDLTAVVKTAPEDRSSLLFSMKRMQEQLTQTIGTIKVSADSIATATHQIAAGNQDLSQRTEEQAASLEETAASMEQLTSTVTQNADNASQASQLAAQAAQVAEQGGAVVSRVVETMDGINASSDKIANIVGIIESIAFQTNILALNAAVEAARAGEQGRGFAVVASEVRSLAQRSSAASKEIKELIHDSVERVQAGAGHVREAGAKMREITYEIRRVTDIMGEITAASQEQSKGIGQVNQAVTQMDEVTQQNAALVEQAAAAASSLESQADDLKASVSMFRLNASRDAEASRPVTQKQTQTHTTAAPTRARTPARSAPDRPAPQPVLAAQTAAAGEWDSF
- a CDS encoding EAL and HDOD domain-containing protein — protein: MPGPADDQPTSDSKAATPEYVYLGRQPILDRSGVLNAFELLFRSGTANLARITDDAAATAQVIERLIGDIGLDAALGDRTGYVNVDRTVLMSDIVRLLPRERVVLEILETVTFDEALCRRCNELRRAGYRLALDDVSRVSPRLLEFLPYVDIVKIDFLECPREHLGELIDAVRQHGKVSIAEKVETPEDHAAAMRAGFDLFQGYYFAKPQVLTSRRIKPSRDALLRLLVLLGGEPEIVELEAELERIPNLVIQLLMLLNSSAVGLSQAVSSLREAIMLVGTRQITRWAQLLLFADERLDALRSDPLAQLCGTRARFMELAASRLRPDDDRIAETAFIAGVFSLVHVLFGNTIEDVVTTLPIHADIRRALLERRGELGLLLNASEAAESGEFNAIRAACNELTIFTPNDLTMLWLAAAAWYDDQVRGLPAHRPQRASQ